Within Planococcus citri chromosome 2, ihPlaCitr1.1, whole genome shotgun sequence, the genomic segment ataaccattattacatctaggtagtgcataagtgaatcaaccatgtcacagtgatgagaatttttgaaactctcactgcttcaaaataataattgtttttcagtgttttcatattttcaaaattacaataggtatttcagaataattaagcttgtattgcttctaaattaagaaatttctagttgtttttcatagtttgcattgttttaaaatttacaaaatttcaaatcaatttcccaaattccccatcgctacaatttcatgaagttttcaataaattttcagaattttgcattgctgctgagttagcaaatttgcaatcaatttttagaattcacattgcctctaaatagtcaaattttgaataatttttcagaattcttattgtctttaaattaaaaaatttcaaattcaattttcaagttcatattgtccacaaattgtaaaacgtttacacAATTTtaggaattcacattgcctccaatttttcagaattctcatcttcttcataaatattacaatacgtcttatttcatataattttcaagttcacattatctgcaacttacagaacttttaatcaatttttggaattctcagcgtctctaaatacaaattttcatattattttttttagaatttctattgtcttcaaatttataaattttcaaaccaattttcagaacttgctttttattctaaattaagaattaaatcttatgaAATACAGTATGTTAAGAATtggcattgcctctaaattacacaaaaaaaatatgggtaatttttacaaaaaaatttaactaaatactggtatttagcacaattaagtaccagatcccattcaataatttttactgtaatcgtatagtaaaaattatcattttaataaattttgctatagttaggtaccaatagtaaaaatcattttgttttaataatttttactaaatcatgataataaaaattacatgtttcaattttacaaaaattagtttaattactcattttgaagtaatttttaaattataagtaaaaatttaaaaattattcatgtcaaggtaattcttactaagtatacttatggctataggtagacaaaaaattaatgaaatgaatttttagttagcaaatatatcataattcattactcaatttcagcattatttttaccccattatcatgtacctactacataggtaactccaaagcatttacctgtccaattttccttcgaaaaatctgtcacttacctacttacctcacggggattcgaacctgggtccctaaatttcctattcctacctacatgccctaaccactcagccacaaattcactacgagggttagggcattaaaataatataattatgtatttgtttggtaaacgccccaccaaaccactcccacttggaatttacaccTAACAgacgggggtgtaacagggtacaatgaaacacagctggtgatggaatagactgggggtatagcagggtacaatgagcggcaggtgttctacaagtccccttttcccttttttaggatttaatgcattaaaataatgaactaaaattgcaattactcagcaattacccatccgaattgaatgaaaattaatctattccctccgccttaatgattctcaaatggtgtccaataggtacaaaaaacggttggatagcttaacagaacattcattgtaattgaaatttcaatttctcaaagcgaaaccaatagtgtgctacgcacactaataagggaaagccattggaagctaaaagtttggctaaagcaaAGCCTCAAAAATCGAGATAGCCGAAACCTGAAGCCAACAGTTTCaatttcgaagtttcaagctaaaagccaaaagctgaagtttcattttaaggatTTTCATCCCTGTTCAAAACTCGTAACACTactggaaaaagttccattttggtaggtgtcGCGATTATATCgtttatcgagtaatccacatgctgaaatgaatgattttcaagttcacagaaaactttgacaccccctgatCTTAAAAAGGGTAtagaaggctgcgatttgcgccgttggccatcccttcggaaggttattccacagaaaaaatttcaaaaaaatcgccgacgctccttaccacttcttggtcgaattgacgtgaaatgacccAGGAGTGATCATTGTGATCAGAGAGGTTTTGACGATCTGCAAGTGTTCGTATACGAGTAAATTACTTAATTAGGGAGACACTTACCTCCAAGTGGTTGTAGAGACTACATTGGATATAATCTGGATACAGTTTCAATGCTGTTTCCGGTTTAGCATCAATTGAAATATTGTAAGTGTGTGATTCTATTTGGATACTCGATTCTGCCTTGAAGCTTTCGGGTATTGTTATATTCCAAGTATCGTACAGTTTTTGTATCGTGCTACCCTCGAATTGTTGAGATAATTTGGTGCTTATTTTTACAATCGGATGTTCTTCCAGTGAATCAGTGGGCTGAGTCCTGTTTCTGTTATCTGTGAagcagaaggaaaaaaataattttcgagattttttcgaGTAGAAATTCATCTAAAGATGACTTACATTTCATCGATGGCATTATGAAAGACGCAATCGCAAATTGAATCCCTTCCATTACCCACTTGGACTGATATTCCGTCAACGAGACGTTCGTTTTAGTGTCAATAACCGTGTAGTTATGGGGGGTCACATTGATACTTTGCTGTTTTCGATCAACCGTTATCGAAATTCTATCCACTTCAAAgtataatggaaaaattgtaaaatttcgacCATCGTAATGTAAATTAGTGGTTCCTCGGATATCTTTAATCGTCAGAGTGCTGACAGTTAGGCCAGAATTTTCAGCGAACGAGTGACTATCGAAATTGTGCATTCCTGTGATAGTGATATTGCTCAGGGTACGACCTAGAGAAGTGATATTTGGTAtaaagatgtaattttttcttttgaaagcgATTTCTTCTTGAGAAGAGAGGCAAAACGCTGCATGGAAGGTTTGCACGAAGTTCTCGTTGGTTTGTAAATTGTATTCGAATAACGATGGTAGGCAGGTTTTGGCCAGTCTTTCGAGTTTGTACTGCATGTCTTTTGTCAAGTTTTGGTGGAGCCAAGGCGAATATATCTGAAATAATGTCAGTCTTTAGTTGGGTAGATATTCTTGTCTTATGATattaggtgaattttcaaaatcaatataGAACTTACGTAATGAGATTCGTAACTTTTGTAGTGAATGCTTAAACTAACGTAGTATCGATAGGATACCTTCTTTGAGAAATTATTATACGGTAGTGTAGAAGTTAAGTCGATGgagatgttttcaaaattcacagaTCGTACGAAACCCACTTGAGCTGCATCTCGGGTTTCTACCAAGTATCCTTTCATTTCAATTGATAGGTTGGTGAAGGATAAGAGctgcgaaaaaattgatacacgCGTGCTTCACTTTCTTTTATCCAACAATGTGTTTTTTCCGAGCTCACAGTTTTGGCATAATATTACATGATACCTACCGCCCTATTATCGTGAAATAATCCTATTCGGAAGGTGGCAGATTCTGCTTTCACTGGGGTTACGGTGATACCAGTGAAAAAGTAGTCGCTCTCATAAGACCCTAAGTCGCAATCAATATATGTATCATAAGTGAACGAATCTAAATTCCCCATGCTGAGGAGTAATTTGTTGATCGTTGCTGGAttcatattttggaattttttttgcgatggTATTATTTAGCAGTGTTGTGATGTCACGAGCCTCGCTCGAATTTGAACTTCGAGTTGAAGAAATGGCTgtaaaaatgaaaggaaattaATTGTGAGAGGTGAATTGAGTGAAATCGGCAAAAAGTCTCAATACacgataatttttctcaattaaaaaaaaagcagcTCCCCATTTCCTCCTTCAGCAAAAACAGTTTAGttaggaaggaaaaaaaattgaaaaacacttatttttgTCTTTGGGAATGGACAGCTTAGTacttgtgaaaattaaaaatttttgtcattatgaatttttgtccaattttgaaattgaagtggtcagaaatatttttgaaaggaaatattttaaaagaaacgaATATTTTTGGCCCGTCAATTTCAAAgtcagtcaaaaattcatattgaaaaaatttgtttattttccaaagtactgcCCATTCCTAAAGTCAAAAATACgcttttctcgattttttttctcaaagctCGGTTGCCTCTTAAATTTCGAAGAAGGACAACTTGTCCATGTAGataacgtttttttcaagttgtgcccgattatatccaaatctgaagttttgacatccactcatcagacaccctgtatttctgtcgtttttttttacggTTTTGTGATGAATGAGCGAGGGAGAGGGGATCTAACTTTAAATTGCTCGTGGTCGagttcatgattttttaaacgATACTGAATTTGTTTCTGTCCACGCAGAGACCAGTTTTCTAGTATCCTATGGGTACCCTTTACTTTTCAACAGGAATGAAACCAGTTTGTAAATACAAATGCGtcactgaaattaaaaaacaaatatttcttACCTGTCAAAGCGAATgatattaaaagaaaaatcttcATTGTGCAGTTTGACTTTGTAAAACAGAAACACGTAATTTCTCGGGACATCGCTCGAAGGCTCGATACAATTTGCCATAATAGTTTTGATTTACGATTTACCAACAGTTCAGATGTTATTTTTGGCATTATCTTAGGTTCagatgtgatctgtcacgagaaaaccaggttagtgtctaaaaaatcgatttggttttttttatggatattggtagtactcattatgcagaatccgcctgtggtggttaaaacgttcgcgaacgattcttttgaccctaaattcaaagttaaaaaaatagagcaactacaaaaaaagtttgaaaaattttttttttgtgattttcttgaaaagtatgttctggagagtcaatatgcaaatttttggggcaatcggcccacatttggaggattagtgccattttattgaaatttgaatgaggcttaagctggagAAATCAACtctttcaccttgaacaaaatttttgaaaaaattgaaaaactcaataaataactttattttatattaataattcattcttagtagttttcgcgaaatttttggcgtgaaatttaaaaaaatcgtcgaaaaaaatcgaaaaaatcgattaagggaaatttcgattattggcctttggcaaccctgattttgaaaaaaaactgtcaggttatgttggcaccccttgtggccaaaagtggtccaagtttcagggacctacgaatcatagattgccgaacacatagattcaaaacttcaaacgtccttcctgtaaaatttacgttttggacactaacctggttttctcgtgacagatcacagatcattttttcaatctacgTAGTCGgataaaatctaaaattgcttGATAAGAAATTTTAATAGCTTGAGTAAAACACTCAATGCTAATTAATACAGAGTGCTCCTCTGTAGATTCAGATACCTTTTTATGATTAagtattttgcatattttttgaaaaacatttttattttatcacagACTGCTGGGTTCCTACTATACTTaagttgatgaaatgaaaatttgtcaagttCTTATTGTACATAATTATCTATTAAATGTTTTGGTGTACATATAGAATCGATTGGTGACCTCTTTGAGCAATTCTGTAGCCTcttgtgcattttttaaattgccaGTTCTCGAAAAAAGAAATGGTCAGGTCTGGATTTGATCTGCATGAAacgagtattgaaaattttttcctcaattttccgACTTTCAGAATCAATTTGTGAACTTCCTGAAGATCTgcaaatacaattttcaattttattctgatATCTTCAGAATAAATTTGTAGCCTTGTGCGAATTTTTTAGTTCTCCAGAAAAACTGCAGCTAAGATGGAATTTTTGAACTAGTAGGTatagaaatgattttcacaaatttttgtgTCAATATTTTGGTCTCCATAATTAAATTGTGCTTCTTTtgattcaagaattttgaagcatttggaaattattttcttcgaatttttagtaggtactcggaaaaaatgattaaaatctgaatttatatacttacagaaaatttttaaaaacttttaggCTCAATTTTCTGACCTCCAGAATCGAttggtacaatttttgaattattctggCGCCCTGACTTGcacattcgatttttttttttttgtacatataaaCTATTCTGGGGTTTACTGtggttttttaaatcaattttttagatctCAAAAAAAGTCTAATggtttattattaaaaatgttgttaaCAGCTTACAAATTCTAAGCCGCCATATGGCGGATACAAACTAAACAGGACCCTTCCTCCTTATTTAACGtaggaatcaatttttgatttgtgcCAAAGTAAATCAGAAAAGCCGCAAAAATATTTTACTGAAAGTGCATTCCATCCAAAATCGGAAAAACCAGAAATCCACCAATGaagatagaagaaaaaaatacctacgtgcTTTTACATACAAGGGAATTCATCActatacttatttttaatgACAATATACATAGGAAACtacgaaaaaaagaagagaatttaatttatttgattggtacaaaattaataataggtaggtacgtaaattgtatctaatgatgaaaataacgttAAAAAACGAGACTAGTGAGATTATTAAAACAATCGTCAAGTATACGTTGTAATTTTATCTCAATCCACTCCATTTGCTCACCAGTGAGAGAGACCGTTTTATTATCCTGAGAATAAACATCAGCCTCCGGACTGAAATTGAACTGTACTACGATGTCTGCAATATCTGTGTAATTTCGTATCTGTAAAGCACGCTCTGTCAGCTGCAGCTCATCAAATGGTATCCATCTATTGTTTAAATTTATCCGAGTTTTAGCCTCATCCAAATGTAAATCAACGTATGTCGTCGATACGACCATGCTTCCATTGAAAAGGTGTTGATCAATTGAGACAAAAGCACTGGGTGATTCCTCCCACTCAGTGATTATCACGTTGTTTATTTTCGGTGTCATGAAGTCCTTTGCAATTCTACCCTCCGGTACACGGAAGGGTAATTCGTGATCAGCGTAGAAAGGCAGGAAGtcgtcgaaaattttcactggCGCGGTACAGTAGTCCAATGGTGAAGAAAGTAGTGGTTCCGCGAAAGAGGACACGGTTTTCTCAATCAACGAGATCATCCAATTTTGCGCTTCCTGTTCTATCTCCAATCGCTCGTAACGTGTGAAATTGTATGAATTTGATAGCAGTTGTACCTGAAATTGTGATTAGTTTGGAGTGATAGAGAGGGAGTATTTTGTAGAGTGATATGAAGTATAggtatttgtaatttgaaaacagtATTGCATGCGTACGTCTGAGGTTAAATAGGTTTCCACATCAAAATCATCCGAATTATTACGTTTGAATACTCCGATGGAAGCATGAcccatttcaaaatcaatttcgttAACTTCGTGGGTGGTATTGAGCAGGCTAATTTTCCCGAGCAAAGGAGAGGTTTGGAATTGGATCTGAAATGTTTTAGTGCATTAGTGTGACTAGATTTTGAACAGCAGCATATTCTTGAAGTGATCGTTGTGATCAGAGAGGAATTGACAATCTGCAAGTGTTCAATAAAATAATTGGGAAGACCACTTACTTGCAAGTAGTTGTAGAAATTACATTTGATCCAATCTGGATACAGTTTCAATGCTTCTTCCGGTTTAGCATCAATTGAAATATTGTAAGTGTGTGATTCTATTTGGACACTTAATTCTGCCTTCAGGCTTAAGGGTATCGTTACATTCCAAGTATCGTACAGTTTTTGTATCGTGCTACTTTCGAATTGCTGAGATAATTTGGTGATCATTTTCACAATTGGGTGTTCTTCAAGTGAATTAGTAGACTGAGTCCTGTTTCTGTAATCTGAGAAAGcggaagaaaaaataataatttatgagattttttcgaGTAGAAATTCATCTAAAGATGACTTACATTTCATCGATGGCATTATCGAAGACGCAATCGCCAACTGAATTCCTTCCATTACCCACTTGGACTGATATTCCGTCAACGAGGCATTCAGTGTAGTGTCAATAACTGTGTAATTGTAGGGGGTCACATTTATACTTTGCTGTGTTCGATCAACCGTTATCGAAATGTGATCCACTTCGAAGtgtaatggaaaaattgtttcatcaCCATAATCTAAATCAGCGGTTCCTCGAATATCTTTAATCGTCAGAGTGCTGACAGTTAGACCGGCATTTTCAGCGAACGAGTGACTATGGAAATTGTGCATTCCTTTGATGGCGATATTGCTCAAGGTACGATCCAGAGAGGTAACATTGGGTATaaagaagtaatttttcattttgaaaatatctaaaGGAGATAGTGAAGTGATTTCTTCTTCAAGATGATGGCAAAACGTTGCATGCAGTGTTTGTACAAAGTTCTCGTTATTTCGTAAATTGAACTCGAATAACGATGGTAGGAATGATTTGATCTGTATTTCTAGTTCGTATTGGAAGTCTGTTGTCAAGTTTTCGTGGAACCAAGGCGAATATACCTGAAATTATGTGATTCTTTGGTTGGGTACATATTCTTGTTTAAAATGGGAGGTGCGATattcaaaattacgaagaaCTTACGTAATTAGATTCGTAACCATCGTAGTGAATGAAATCAATGTAAGGATAGAATTCGTTCTTTGAGAAACCTTCCATTGGTTCTGCTATTACGTagattgaaatgtttttaaaatccaGAGATCGTTCGAAACCCACATGAACTGTGTCTGGGGTTGCTCCCAAGTATCCTTTCATTTCAATGGATAGGTAGTTGAAGAATATGGTCTGCGAAAAAATTGACGGATACATGATTTACGTTCTTTTATTCattaacacgtttttttttaattttttaacgtttttttttttgtgtttttaatctCATTAGTTTTGTTAAAAAGTCTCAGAAAATT encodes:
- the LOC135837330 gene encoding uncharacterized protein LOC135837330, which produces MNPATINKLLLSMGNLDSFTYDTYIDCDLGSYESDYFFTGITVTPVKAESATFRIGLFHDNRALLSFTNLSIEMKGYLVETRDAAQVGFVRSVNFENISIDLTSTLPYNNFSKKVSYRYYVSLSIHYKSYESHYIYSPWLHQNLTKDMQYKLERLAKTCLPSLFEYNLQTNENFVQTFHAAFCLSSQEEIAFKRKNYIFIPNITSLGRTLSNITITGMHNFDSHSFAENSGLTVSTLTIKDIRGTTNLHYDGRNFTIFPLYFEVDRISITVDRKQQSINVTPHNYTVIDTKTNVSLTEYQSKWVMEGIQFAIASFIMPSMKYNRNRTQPTDSLEEHPIVKISTKLSQQFEGSTIQKLYDTWNITIPESFKAESSIQIESHTYNISIDAKPETALKLYPDYIQCSLYNHLELDYEIPTWFGKISVFNTTYEFDEIDFKMPDIIIKVFKLNNINHIELRPFVILDAELLSYTYSFSDYDQWKIAQKAQEMTISLIKKTVTLFAELLLSLPLDYCTQPVNIFDDFLPFYADHELPFRVPDSRIAKKFTIPKINNVIITEWRKSPSAFVSFHCHDFVNGTNGSMQTYVILQLGEAKIRMNFNDSLVPFDELHLTLTSLEVRNYTDSREIVVDLDSSSPSEYDSQNNETISLSSSKIASIEMKLQSILGECFNNLTSIVF
- the LOC135837320 gene encoding uncharacterized protein LOC135837320 isoform X2, coding for MSRKSSFFRFIKSHCTMKILILITFTLTAISSTQSSNSSEAHDITTLLNNTIAKTFHNMNSVTINKLVLSIENLKSFTFATYADCELGPFENEFYFTGITVTPLKVESAHLRHEFYHNRMTIFFNYLSIEMKGYLGATPDTVHVGFERSLDFKNISIYVIAEPMEGFSKNEFYPYIDFIHYDGYESNYVYSPWFHENLTTDFQYELEIQIKSFLPSLFEFNLRNNENFVQTLHATFCHHLEEEITSLSPLDIFKMKNYFFIPNVTSLDRTLSNIAIKGMHNFHSHSFAENAGLTVSTLTIKDIRGTADLDYGDETIFPLHFEVDHISITVDRTQQSINVTPYNYTVIDTTLNASLTEYQSKWVMEGIQLAIASSIMPSMKYYRNRTQSTNSLEEHPIVKMITKLSQQFESSTIQKLYDTWNVTIPLSLKAELSVQIESHTYNISIDAKPEEALKLYPDWIKCNFYNYLQIQFQTSPLLGKISLLNTTHEVNEIDFEMGHASIGVFKRNNSDDFDVETYLTSDVQLLSNSYNFTRYERLEIEQEAQNWMISLIEKTVSSFAEPLLSSPLDYCTAPVKIFDDFLPFYADHELPFRVPEGRIAKDFMTPKINNVIITEWEESPSAFVSIDQHLFNGSMVVSTTYVDLHLDEAKTRINLNNRWIPFDELQLTERALQIRNYTDIADIVVQFNFSPEADVYSQDNKTVSLTGEQMEWIEIKLQRILDDCFNNLTSLVF